The Burkholderia cepacia ATCC 25416 genome includes a window with the following:
- a CDS encoding MFS transporter, producing MTAAAPNRATARRVLAATCVSYTLVLLDASIVNVALTDIAHTFGSRIAGLQWIVNAYTLAFASLLMTGGTLGDRLGDRTVYVAGLAIFVAASALCGIAPSLPALAIARALQGVGSAMLVPCSLALLNRAFPEPAARASAISLWMGCGGIAMASGPLIGGLLIHLSGWRSLFFVNLPLGLAGIWLARTVTRAAGDASRHFDWGGQAAAIVAIATLIGTLIEGPSLGWRSAPIVGGAATSAVAWIAFIAIEARRREPMLPLAFFRNRLFAGSTFVSMASAFVFYGLLFVLSLFYRQIRGASPLDTGLAFLPMTAMVALGGLCSGRLVARFGARGSMCAAFALYAAGALGMTGIGAATPAWLAVAPMLAIGFASGFISPAATSPALGTVDRRRAGVAAAALNAARQSGSALGVAIFGACIATVQPFPVAMRVALLAAVAISASAMPMWWIATRTGKAPKVGAHTAGIRVAEGE from the coding sequence ATGACGGCCGCCGCACCGAACCGGGCCACGGCCCGCCGCGTGCTCGCCGCGACCTGCGTGAGCTACACGCTCGTGCTGCTCGACGCGTCCATCGTCAACGTCGCGCTCACCGATATCGCCCACACGTTCGGCAGCCGCATAGCCGGCCTGCAGTGGATCGTGAATGCGTACACGCTCGCGTTCGCGAGCCTGCTGATGACGGGCGGCACGCTCGGCGACCGGCTGGGCGATCGCACCGTCTATGTCGCGGGGCTCGCGATCTTCGTCGCCGCATCCGCGCTATGCGGCATCGCGCCGAGCCTCCCGGCGCTCGCGATCGCCCGGGCGCTGCAAGGCGTCGGCAGCGCGATGCTGGTGCCCTGCTCGCTCGCGCTGCTCAACCGCGCGTTCCCCGAGCCGGCCGCGCGCGCATCGGCAATCAGCCTGTGGATGGGCTGCGGCGGCATCGCGATGGCGTCGGGCCCGCTGATCGGCGGCCTGCTGATCCACCTGTCCGGGTGGCGCAGCCTCTTCTTCGTGAACCTGCCGCTCGGGCTTGCCGGCATCTGGCTCGCCCGCACGGTCACGCGCGCCGCCGGCGACGCGTCGCGACATTTCGACTGGGGCGGCCAGGCCGCGGCCATCGTCGCGATCGCCACGCTGATCGGCACACTGATCGAAGGCCCGTCGCTCGGCTGGCGCTCGGCGCCGATCGTCGGCGGCGCGGCGACGAGCGCCGTCGCGTGGATCGCGTTCATCGCGATCGAAGCGCGGCGCCGCGAACCGATGCTGCCGCTCGCGTTCTTCCGCAACCGGCTGTTCGCCGGATCGACGTTCGTGTCGATGGCATCGGCGTTCGTGTTCTACGGCTTGCTGTTCGTCCTCAGCCTGTTCTATCGGCAGATCCGCGGCGCGAGCCCGCTCGACACCGGGCTCGCGTTCCTGCCGATGACGGCGATGGTCGCGCTCGGCGGACTATGCTCGGGCAGGCTCGTTGCACGCTTCGGTGCGCGCGGCTCGATGTGCGCCGCGTTCGCGCTCTACGCGGCCGGCGCGCTCGGCATGACGGGCATCGGTGCGGCGACACCGGCATGGCTCGCCGTCGCGCCGATGCTCGCGATCGGCTTTGCATCGGGATTCATCTCGCCGGCCGCGACGTCGCCGGCGCTCGGGACGGTCGACCGCCGCCGTGCGGGCGTGGCGGCGGCCGCGCTGAACGCGGCGCGGCAGAGCGGGTCGGCGCTCGGTGTGGCGATCTTCGGCGCGTGCATCGCGACCGTGCAGCCGTTTCCGGTGGCGATGCGGGTGGCGTTGCTGGCCGCCGTGGCAATATCCGCGTCTGCGATGCCGATGTGGTGGATCGCGACAAGGACAGGCAAAGCGCCGAAAGTCGGCGCTCACACGGCCGGGATTCGTGTCGCGGAAGGCGAGTAG
- the trhA gene encoding PAQR family membrane homeostasis protein TrhA has translation MHAGERFNSITHLVGAVLSVAGLVTLVTMGALEGDAYKVVSFSVYGAMLCVLYAISTLYHSVRSPRLKAILQKCDHSAIYLLIAGSYTPFTLVTLRGPWGWSLFGVSWGLAVFGIVQELTLGRRTRMLSMILYVAMGWLALVAVRPLIHALPPVGTAWLVAGGLIYSAGIYFFINDERIRHGHGIWHLFVLAGSLCQFVSVAMYVA, from the coding sequence GTGCATGCCGGTGAGCGTTTCAACAGCATTACCCATCTCGTCGGCGCGGTGCTATCGGTGGCAGGGCTGGTAACACTGGTGACGATGGGCGCGCTCGAAGGCGACGCCTACAAGGTGGTGAGCTTCAGCGTATACGGCGCGATGCTCTGCGTGCTCTACGCGATCTCGACGCTGTACCACAGCGTGCGTAGCCCGCGCCTGAAAGCCATCCTGCAGAAGTGCGACCACTCGGCGATCTACCTGCTGATTGCCGGCAGCTATACGCCGTTCACGCTGGTCACGCTGCGCGGCCCGTGGGGCTGGTCGCTGTTCGGCGTGAGCTGGGGGCTGGCCGTGTTCGGGATCGTCCAGGAACTGACGCTCGGGCGGCGCACGCGCATGCTGTCGATGATCCTGTACGTGGCGATGGGCTGGCTCGCGCTCGTCGCGGTACGTCCGCTGATTCACGCGCTGCCGCCGGTCGGCACCGCGTGGCTCGTGGCCGGCGGCCTCATCTACAGCGCGGGCATCTACTTCTTCATCAACGACGAACGCATCCGCCACGGGCACGGCATCTGGCATCTGTTCGTGCTGGCCGGCAGCCTGTGCCAGTTCGTCAGTGTCGCGATGTACGTTGCGTGA
- a CDS encoding ArsR/SmtB family transcription factor, which yields MKRTHPERAAGLAPAPADLPDPLPEPDVAELRLETILGALADPLRLTIVRKLMLESEAYDHPCGWFGFDRPKSSLTHHFKALRDAGVLRQRQYGLERRSRVRTEDLDLRFPGLLKLVAEWAPPADSDG from the coding sequence ATGAAACGCACCCACCCTGAACGGGCGGCCGGCCTCGCGCCGGCACCTGCGGATTTGCCCGATCCGCTGCCGGAGCCGGACGTCGCCGAGCTGCGGCTCGAAACCATTCTTGGCGCGCTGGCCGATCCGTTGCGACTGACGATCGTGCGGAAACTGATGCTGGAATCCGAGGCTTACGACCATCCTTGCGGCTGGTTCGGCTTCGATCGCCCGAAATCGTCGCTCACCCATCACTTCAAGGCGTTGCGCGACGCGGGCGTGCTGCGCCAGCGTCAATACGGGCTCGAGCGGCGCAGCCGCGTGCGCACGGAAGATCTCGATCTGCGCTTTCCCGGCCTGCTGAAGCTCGTGGCCGAGTGGGCGCCGCCGGCAGACAGCGACGGTTGA
- a CDS encoding MFS transporter, whose product MSDTAVPQSRPAGSRSVPRMAHAAWMVTAVFMLSNSPTPLYVSWQRALGFSSGTLTVIFALYIAGLLGTLLVAGQLSDRYGRKPVLLPGLAAALIACALFATASSVAMLAVARMLTGIAVGVIVSAGMASVIDLAGTERRKAALLASVAMVLGAGLGPLLAGIAAQTAAHPVALVFGVEFVILLSASAVALRLPRNRPAPAPGGAPPLRLPSVPVHNRRHVASGVAVFGPGITATSFVLALGPSLLARLLHVRSPLLAGGMACAMFIAATGVQFVARRGSIRTTFVAGTVATMLSMVMLCIAVHASSAAVLVAAALFAGAGQGLGQLGGLTLIGLHVPDARRAEANAVMNIGGYLPAGLMPVMTGYAIDRVGFTAGAIGFAVALTLIALAAGAAAVLALRHDD is encoded by the coding sequence ATGTCCGACACCGCCGTCCCCCAATCGCGACCCGCGGGCTCGCGTTCCGTGCCCCGCATGGCACACGCCGCCTGGATGGTCACCGCCGTGTTCATGCTGTCCAACTCGCCGACGCCGCTGTACGTTTCGTGGCAGCGCGCACTCGGTTTCTCGTCCGGCACGCTGACCGTCATCTTCGCGCTCTACATCGCCGGCCTGCTGGGTACGCTGCTCGTCGCCGGCCAGCTTTCGGACCGTTACGGGCGCAAGCCGGTCCTGCTGCCCGGCCTCGCCGCGGCGCTGATCGCGTGCGCGTTGTTCGCGACCGCGTCGTCCGTCGCCATGCTCGCGGTCGCCCGCATGCTGACGGGCATCGCGGTCGGCGTGATCGTGTCGGCAGGCATGGCGTCGGTGATCGATCTCGCGGGCACCGAGCGGCGCAAGGCCGCGCTGCTCGCGTCGGTCGCCATGGTGCTCGGCGCGGGGCTCGGGCCGTTGCTCGCCGGGATTGCCGCGCAAACCGCCGCGCATCCGGTCGCCCTCGTCTTCGGCGTCGAGTTCGTGATCCTGCTGAGCGCGTCGGCCGTCGCCCTGCGGCTGCCGCGCAACCGGCCCGCGCCGGCGCCAGGCGGCGCGCCGCCGCTACGTCTGCCGTCCGTGCCGGTTCACAACCGGCGCCATGTCGCCAGCGGTGTCGCCGTGTTCGGGCCGGGCATCACCGCGACCTCCTTCGTGCTTGCGTTGGGCCCGTCGTTGCTGGCACGCCTGCTTCACGTGCGCAGCCCGCTGCTCGCGGGCGGAATGGCCTGCGCGATGTTCATCGCCGCTACCGGTGTCCAGTTCGTCGCACGGCGCGGATCGATCCGTACGACGTTCGTTGCCGGCACGGTCGCCACCATGCTGTCGATGGTGATGCTGTGCATCGCCGTGCATGCGTCGTCGGCCGCCGTCCTCGTCGCGGCGGCGCTCTTCGCGGGCGCGGGACAAGGCCTCGGGCAGCTCGGCGGCCTGACGCTGATCGGCCTGCACGTACCGGACGCGCGGCGCGCCGAGGCGAACGCCGTCATGAACATCGGCGGCTACCTCCCGGCGGGACTGATGCCCGTGATGACCGGGTATGCGATCGACCGCGTCGGCTTCACGGCAGGCGCGATCGGTTTCGCCGTCGCCTTGACGCTGATCGCGCTCGCCGCGGGGGCCGCCGCGGTGCTTGCGCTCCGTCACGACGACTGA
- a CDS encoding YbdD/YjiX family protein — MFSDLGSDLRSAGRYLGQALRLMVGLPDYDTYVAHMRETHPDREPMTYEEFFRERQNARYGSGAGKCC, encoded by the coding sequence ATGTTCAGCGATCTTGGCAGCGACCTGCGCAGCGCGGGGCGTTACCTCGGGCAGGCGTTGCGGCTGATGGTCGGCCTGCCCGACTACGATACCTACGTCGCGCACATGCGCGAGACCCATCCGGACCGCGAGCCGATGACGTACGAGGAATTCTTCCGCGAGCGTCAGAATGCGCGGTACGGGTCGGGAGCAGGGAAGTGCTGTTGA
- a CDS encoding carbon starvation CstA family protein has product MNRASSTLLWIAVALLGAFAFGTIALAHGERVSALWIVIAAVCVYLIAYRFYSRFIASKVMQLDGLRMTPAVKYNDGLDYVPTNKYVLFGHHFAAIAGAGPLVGPVLAAQMGYTPGMLWILAGVVFAGAVQDFIVLFISTRRDGRSLGDLVKMELGTVPGVIALFGAFLIMVIILAVLALIVVKALTNSPWGTFTVAATIPIALFMGVYTRYIRPGRIGEVSIIGFVLLMASIAFGQHVHDSPTLAAWFTFTGTQLTWILIGYGFVASVLPVWLLLAPRDYLSTFLKIGTILGLAIGILVVAPELKMPALTKFVDGTGPVWSGNLFPFLFITIACGAVSGFHALISSGTTPKLIDNETNARFIGYGAMLMESFVAIMALVAACVIEPGIYFAMNAPAAVLGSTPEAVASTVTQWGFVLTPDMLTQTAKAVGETTIIARAGGAPTLAVGMAHILHQVIGGEAMMAFWYHFAILFEALFILTAVDAGTRAGRFMLQDLLGTFHPALKRTESLPANLVATALCVAAWGYFLYQGVVDPLGGINTLWPLFGISNQMLAAIALVLGTVVLFKMKRERYAWVTIVPTAWLLICTLTAGWQKIFDANPKVSFLAHAAKLQAAVDEGKVLAPAKSIAQMKRIIFNDYIDAALAGLFIFVVVAIAVYGVIAVLRARRESKPTVRETPYEAMPAAQALGSGR; this is encoded by the coding sequence ATGAATCGGGCTTCCAGTACCCTGCTCTGGATTGCGGTCGCGCTGCTCGGCGCGTTCGCGTTCGGCACGATCGCGCTCGCACACGGCGAGCGCGTCAGTGCCCTCTGGATCGTGATCGCCGCAGTCTGCGTGTATCTGATCGCGTATCGCTTCTACAGCCGTTTCATCGCCAGCAAGGTCATGCAGCTCGACGGGCTGCGGATGACGCCGGCCGTCAAGTACAACGACGGCCTCGACTACGTGCCGACCAACAAGTACGTGCTGTTCGGCCATCACTTCGCCGCGATCGCCGGCGCCGGCCCGCTCGTCGGGCCCGTGCTCGCCGCGCAGATGGGCTACACGCCCGGCATGCTGTGGATCCTGGCCGGCGTGGTGTTCGCCGGCGCGGTGCAGGACTTCATCGTGCTGTTCATCTCGACGCGCCGCGACGGCCGTTCGCTCGGCGATCTCGTCAAGATGGAGCTCGGCACGGTGCCCGGCGTGATCGCGCTGTTCGGCGCGTTCCTGATCATGGTGATCATCCTCGCGGTGCTCGCGCTGATCGTCGTGAAGGCGCTGACCAATTCGCCGTGGGGCACGTTCACCGTCGCCGCGACGATTCCGATCGCGCTGTTCATGGGCGTCTACACGCGCTACATCCGTCCGGGCCGCATCGGCGAAGTGTCGATCATCGGCTTCGTGCTGCTGATGGCGTCGATCGCGTTCGGCCAGCACGTGCACGATTCGCCGACGCTCGCCGCGTGGTTCACGTTCACCGGCACGCAGCTCACCTGGATCCTGATCGGCTACGGCTTCGTCGCATCGGTGCTGCCGGTGTGGCTGCTGCTCGCGCCGCGCGACTACCTGTCGACGTTCCTGAAGATCGGCACGATCCTCGGCCTCGCGATCGGCATCCTCGTCGTCGCGCCGGAACTGAAGATGCCCGCGCTGACGAAGTTCGTCGACGGCACGGGCCCGGTGTGGTCGGGCAACCTGTTCCCGTTCCTGTTCATCACGATCGCGTGCGGCGCCGTGTCGGGCTTCCATGCGCTGATCTCGTCGGGCACGACGCCGAAGCTGATCGACAACGAAACCAACGCGCGCTTCATCGGTTACGGCGCGATGCTGATGGAATCGTTCGTCGCGATCATGGCGCTGGTTGCCGCGTGCGTGATCGAGCCGGGCATCTACTTCGCGATGAACGCACCGGCGGCCGTGCTCGGCTCGACGCCGGAAGCGGTGGCCAGCACGGTCACGCAGTGGGGCTTCGTGCTGACGCCGGACATGCTGACGCAGACCGCGAAGGCCGTCGGCGAAACGACGATCATCGCGCGCGCGGGCGGCGCGCCGACGCTGGCCGTCGGCATGGCGCACATCCTGCACCAGGTGATCGGCGGCGAAGCGATGATGGCGTTCTGGTATCACTTCGCGATCCTGTTCGAGGCGCTGTTCATCCTGACGGCCGTCGACGCCGGCACGCGCGCGGGCCGCTTCATGCTGCAGGACCTGCTCGGCACGTTCCACCCGGCGCTCAAGCGCACCGAGTCGCTGCCCGCGAACCTGGTCGCCACCGCGCTGTGCGTGGCCGCGTGGGGCTACTTCCTGTACCAGGGCGTGGTCGATCCGCTCGGCGGCATCAACACGCTGTGGCCGCTGTTCGGCATCTCGAACCAGATGCTGGCCGCGATCGCGCTGGTGCTCGGCACCGTCGTGCTGTTCAAGATGAAGCGCGAGCGCTATGCGTGGGTGACGATCGTGCCGACCGCGTGGCTGCTGATCTGCACGCTGACCGCCGGCTGGCAGAAGATTTTCGACGCGAACCCGAAGGTCAGCTTCCTCGCGCACGCCGCGAAGCTGCAGGCCGCGGTGGACGAAGGCAAGGTGCTCGCGCCGGCGAAGTCGATCGCGCAGATGAAGCGGATCATCTTCAACGACTACATCGACGCGGCGCTGGCCGGGCTGTTCATCTTCGTCGTCGTGGCGATCGCGGTGTACGGCGTGATCGCCGTGCTGCGCGCGCGCCGCGAGTCGAAGCCGACCGTGCGCGAGACACCGTACGAAGCGATGCCGGCCGCGCAGGCGCTCGGCAGCGGACGTTAA
- a CDS encoding carbohydrate-binding protein, which translates to MIVKNLSHAFALTALSAAVAAILVPSGASAAPAYAPIKHYQDGVEQCLAWQPGSADPVVAACDGAAAQDWAFVPGAGYYQIRNAGATQARGQDMCLRTRAGNTGMGGVSIDACAGGDAKMSQWRFETGPAGRLGMLNAHRISTGRDEVLAIRAGSQGVAMQFARGEASAAWVSAATFAPPQRPLMGNRTALVLTAHFGNAAANDPGIIRKAVFGDGDDYSSLRRYIEVASHGKATLGGTVLGDVDLGARPATCSSGALLDSARKAALAQGTDPARFDYLLVDFSKLGSCGWAGLAAQPGNWILSNGNGHGYWMWTHEFGHSLGASHPDSLIDCPTVGGTVQVGAACRTGKVDDPSDTVGGGGRRLYPGSYQLFSGWLDQAQVPEIRESGTYRLMPLFGDQAGAKGYRIARSDGTQLWLEFRQPLRGFDDWKADDPFVNGVIVRTVRYQGSSLKNTLVDTTPGSAGGMKDAPLMPGHALHDTLSGKIVTVNSVGPDGAVVTVKNDGVLLPEAAITGPAQADANTTVTLSGDASVGDRLRYRWSAPAGVALEQNGSRASVVVPPADRDREYAFGLTVINGNGYAAGTTHVLKVKAQEAIAPPGASIAGPTRAVGGERVTLSSAQSTGKGLSYAWTSPPGVQLSQQGATASFVAPKAGSERGYDFRVTVTDALNRQSVATHRVTVQADAGEAVESWDPKRTYAAPCQKVAYAGKRWMNGWWVLGDVPGQGGEWGPWREFGVANMHAQCKVK; encoded by the coding sequence ATGATCGTGAAGAACCTCAGCCATGCCTTCGCACTGACCGCGCTGTCCGCGGCCGTCGCGGCCATCCTGGTACCGTCCGGCGCATCCGCCGCTCCCGCGTACGCGCCGATCAAGCATTACCAGGACGGTGTCGAGCAATGCCTCGCGTGGCAGCCGGGCAGCGCCGATCCCGTCGTCGCGGCCTGCGACGGCGCCGCCGCGCAGGACTGGGCGTTCGTGCCGGGCGCGGGGTATTACCAGATCCGCAATGCCGGGGCCACGCAGGCGCGCGGCCAGGACATGTGCCTGCGCACCCGGGCCGGCAATACTGGCATGGGCGGCGTGTCGATCGACGCGTGCGCCGGCGGCGACGCGAAGATGTCCCAGTGGCGCTTCGAGACGGGGCCGGCCGGCCGTCTTGGCATGCTGAACGCGCACCGGATCTCGACGGGGCGAGACGAAGTGCTCGCGATCCGGGCCGGGAGCCAGGGCGTCGCGATGCAGTTCGCCCGCGGCGAGGCATCGGCGGCGTGGGTGTCGGCGGCGACGTTTGCGCCGCCGCAGCGCCCGCTGATGGGCAACAGGACGGCGCTGGTATTGACCGCGCACTTCGGCAACGCCGCGGCGAACGATCCCGGGATCATCCGCAAGGCCGTGTTCGGCGACGGCGACGACTATTCGTCGCTGCGCCGCTATATCGAAGTGGCGTCCCACGGCAAGGCCACGCTGGGCGGGACCGTGCTCGGCGACGTCGACCTGGGCGCCCGCCCGGCGACCTGCAGCTCGGGTGCGTTGCTCGACTCGGCCCGCAAGGCCGCGCTGGCGCAGGGCACCGATCCGGCGCGATTCGACTACCTGCTCGTCGATTTCTCGAAGCTCGGCAGCTGCGGCTGGGCGGGGCTGGCGGCGCAGCCGGGCAACTGGATCCTGTCGAACGGCAATGGCCACGGATACTGGATGTGGACACACGAATTCGGTCATTCGCTCGGCGCGTCCCACCCCGATTCGCTGATCGACTGCCCGACCGTCGGCGGCACGGTGCAGGTGGGTGCCGCGTGCCGCACGGGCAAGGTCGACGATCCGTCCGACACCGTCGGCGGCGGCGGCCGTCGCCTTTATCCCGGCAGCTACCAGCTGTTCTCCGGCTGGCTCGATCAAGCCCAGGTGCCGGAAATTCGCGAGTCCGGCACCTACAGGCTGATGCCGCTGTTCGGCGATCAGGCGGGTGCGAAAGGCTATCGCATCGCGCGCAGCGACGGCACGCAGCTGTGGCTCGAATTCCGGCAGCCGCTGCGCGGTTTCGACGACTGGAAGGCGGACGATCCGTTCGTCAACGGCGTGATCGTGAGGACCGTCCGGTATCAGGGCAGCTCGCTGAAGAATACGCTCGTGGATACGACGCCCGGCAGCGCCGGCGGCATGAAGGATGCCCCGCTGATGCCGGGTCACGCGCTGCACGACACGCTGTCCGGCAAGATCGTCACGGTGAACTCGGTCGGGCCGGACGGCGCCGTGGTCACCGTGAAGAACGACGGCGTGCTGCTGCCGGAGGCCGCCATCACGGGGCCCGCGCAAGCCGATGCGAACACAACGGTCACGTTGTCCGGCGACGCATCGGTCGGCGATCGCCTGCGATACCGGTGGAGCGCGCCGGCCGGCGTCGCGCTGGAGCAGAACGGCAGTCGTGCGAGCGTGGTCGTCCCGCCGGCCGACCGGGATCGCGAGTACGCGTTCGGGCTGACCGTGATCAACGGCAACGGGTATGCGGCCGGCACGACGCACGTGCTCAAGGTGAAGGCGCAGGAGGCGATTGCGCCGCCGGGCGCGTCGATCGCCGGCCCGACACGGGCCGTGGGCGGCGAACGCGTCACGTTGTCGAGCGCGCAATCGACCGGGAAGGGCCTGTCGTACGCGTGGACGAGCCCGCCCGGCGTGCAGCTCAGCCAGCAGGGGGCGACGGCGAGCTTCGTCGCGCCGAAGGCCGGGAGCGAGCGCGGATATGACTTCCGCGTGACGGTGACCGATGCGCTGAACCGCCAGTCCGTGGCCACGCACCGTGTGACGGTCCAGGCCGATGCCGGCGAGGCGGTCGAGTCATGGGATCCGAAGCGGACCTACGCCGCCCCTTGCCAGAAGGTCGCTTACGCCGGCAAGCGCTGGATGAACGGCTGGTGGGTGCTGGGCGACGTGCCCGGCCAGGGCGGCGAATGGGGCCCGTGGCGCGAATTCGGGGTGGCCAACATGCATGCGCAGTGCAAGGTCAAATGA
- a CDS encoding ATP-binding protein — MLDRLRQVPGIAASARPSTWLLLTGVAALAALSCTAAVETLLSPVDRLYWHAVSSGIDRGPRDKVAVIMVDKKTLAELGGSGSYTRTAYAGVLDRVAGASSVVLDMTMISPAQDDGVLAAAIARHGRVVLPAQMSPVHDRADTVILPARSLREAAAAIGQRSIVLGSDHLVQGIVPYVKSSSGDEIPHVGLQAIRVANVPLPDSDVRRHVQPHVTRMGRVEDGTILLGLPLRFDLASYSFVDVLKGRVPASAWRDRIVFIGDGMSEMTGVFYLSTRSGGRVKRVEVDALATEALLDGHLMRRVPAGIQLVVSMAVAIGMLLICLLVPGRRMYGFALAWLAAYVAGETALLVYGAYWTPVGPSLAVCVTIFAVCGWRRAGSLRAALMKEYRGLRGLAGRHTFAGLAQTGDADDAAPTDDDVAQAMSRIREWQSTYVDVIHTLPYPIFVEQDGSLLMCNERGNAMLKSIDVDSDAAARQVIGIAYDKILAAKKTGRIHSAELTLNARTHMMMVTPFGDGDRHRSTASMICLVDIHNITAAVESDRMTLRHMAHDLRNPLSTVLSLLEQHSVSNGSTDPDFLADLHRLVDYSLRVAQDFTQLSRAEHLDQGAYIPVSASDLAMEAVDQVWHSAGAKRIRVDGPHEDGDEAFVLGNRDMLLRALTNLLDNAIKYSDEGTVVDVWITSDERHVSIAVADNGIGIPAEAMPRLFEPFFQVDGTYRDASGGVGLGLPFVRTVVERHGGSIDVTSAPRQGSRFTVHLPMTRAGTDDAA, encoded by the coding sequence ATGCTCGACAGGCTCCGCCAGGTTCCGGGAATCGCAGCGTCGGCACGCCCGTCCACATGGCTGCTGCTGACCGGCGTCGCCGCGCTTGCGGCACTGAGCTGCACTGCCGCCGTCGAGACGCTGCTCTCGCCCGTGGATCGACTCTACTGGCACGCCGTTTCATCCGGCATCGATCGCGGGCCGCGCGACAAGGTCGCGGTGATCATGGTCGACAAGAAGACGCTCGCCGAACTGGGCGGCAGCGGGAGCTATACGCGCACGGCCTATGCGGGGGTGCTGGATCGCGTCGCCGGCGCGTCGAGCGTCGTCCTCGACATGACGATGATCTCGCCGGCTCAGGACGACGGGGTGCTGGCGGCCGCGATCGCGAGGCACGGCCGCGTGGTCTTGCCCGCCCAGATGTCGCCGGTTCACGACCGGGCCGATACCGTGATCCTGCCGGCGCGGTCGCTGCGGGAAGCGGCCGCGGCGATCGGCCAGCGCAGCATCGTGCTGGGCAGCGACCATCTGGTGCAGGGCATCGTGCCCTATGTCAAAAGCAGCAGCGGCGACGAAATTCCCCATGTCGGCCTGCAGGCGATCCGCGTCGCCAACGTGCCGCTGCCGGACAGCGACGTGCGTCGCCACGTGCAGCCGCATGTCACCCGGATGGGAAGAGTCGAAGACGGCACGATCCTGCTGGGCCTTCCGTTGCGCTTCGACCTCGCGAGCTACTCGTTCGTCGACGTGCTGAAGGGCCGCGTGCCCGCGTCGGCATGGCGCGACCGCATCGTGTTCATCGGCGACGGGATGTCCGAGATGACGGGCGTGTTCTATCTGTCGACGAGAAGCGGCGGAAGGGTGAAGCGTGTCGAGGTCGATGCGCTCGCCACCGAAGCGTTGCTCGACGGGCACCTGATGCGGCGCGTGCCGGCCGGGATCCAGCTGGTCGTCAGCATGGCGGTCGCGATCGGCATGCTGCTGATCTGCTTGCTCGTGCCGGGCCGACGCATGTACGGATTCGCGCTGGCGTGGCTGGCTGCCTACGTCGCCGGCGAAACGGCGCTGCTCGTGTACGGCGCATACTGGACACCGGTCGGGCCGTCGCTTGCCGTGTGCGTGACGATCTTCGCCGTCTGCGGCTGGCGGCGCGCAGGCAGCCTGCGCGCCGCGCTGATGAAGGAATACCGCGGGTTGCGCGGGCTGGCGGGCCGGCACACGTTCGCGGGCCTTGCGCAAACGGGCGACGCCGACGATGCGGCGCCGACGGACGACGACGTCGCGCAGGCGATGTCGCGCATCCGCGAATGGCAGTCGACCTACGTCGACGTGATCCATACGCTGCCTTATCCCATCTTCGTCGAACAGGACGGCAGCCTGCTGATGTGCAACGAACGCGGCAACGCGATGCTGAAATCGATCGACGTCGACAGCGATGCGGCCGCCCGGCAGGTGATCGGCATCGCCTACGACAAAATCCTCGCCGCGAAGAAAACCGGGCGGATCCACTCGGCCGAACTCACGCTGAACGCGCGCACGCACATGATGATGGTGACGCCGTTCGGCGACGGCGATCGTCATCGCTCCACGGCCAGCATGATCTGCCTCGTCGACATCCACAACATCACGGCGGCGGTCGAAAGCGACCGCATGACACTGCGCCACATGGCGCACGATCTTCGCAATCCGCTCTCGACCGTGCTGTCGCTGCTCGAGCAGCACAGCGTCAGCAACGGTTCGACCGATCCCGATTTCCTCGCGGACCTGCACAGGCTCGTCGACTACAGCTTGCGCGTCGCGCAGGATTTCACCCAGCTCTCGCGCGCGGAGCATCTCGACCAGGGCGCCTACATACCGGTGTCCGCGAGCGACCTGGCGATGGAAGCGGTCGATCAGGTCTGGCACAGTGCGGGCGCGAAGCGGATTCGCGTCGACGGTCCGCATGAAGACGGCGACGAAGCGTTCGTGCTCGGCAATCGCGACATGCTGCTCCGCGCGCTGACCAACCTGCTCGACAACGCCATCAAGTATTCGGACGAAGGCACGGTCGTCGACGTATGGATCACCTCCGACGAGCGCCACGTCTCCATCGCCGTGGCGGACAACGGCATCGGCATCCCGGCCGAGGCGATGCCGCGGCTGTTCGAGCCGTTCTTCCAGGTGGACGGCACGTATCGCGATGCAAGCGGCGGCGTCGGGCTCGGGCTGCCGTTCGTCAGGACGGTCGTCGAGCGCCACGGCGGATCGATCGACGTGACGTCCGCGCCACGGCAAGGCAGCCGCTTCACCGTGCACTTGCCGATGACCCGCGCGGGCACGGACGACGCCGCATAG